One stretch of Harpia harpyja isolate bHarHar1 chromosome 17, bHarHar1 primary haplotype, whole genome shotgun sequence DNA includes these proteins:
- the TYR gene encoding tyrosinase isoform X2, which yields MLSCCSVRMSLFAMGFLLVILQPSTGQFPRACANTRSLLRKECCPPWDGDGSPCGELSRRGSCQNILLSQAPLGPQFPFSGVDDREDWPSVFYNRTCKCEGNFMGFSCGECKFGFSGRNCTERRLRTRRNIFQLTTSEKDKFLAYLNLAKNTPSQDYVIATGTYAQMNNGSNPMFRNINVYDLFVWMHYYASRDTLLGGSNVWRDIDFAHEAPGFLPWHRVFLLMWEREIQKITGDENFTIPYWDWRDAEDCVVCTDEYMGGRHPTNPNLLSPASFFFSWQVICTQSEEYNSQQALCNATSEGPILRNPGNNDKSRTPRLPSSAEVEFCLSLTQYESGSMDKMANYSFRNTLEGFADPRTAISNISQSGLHNALHIYMNGSMSQVQGSANDPIFVLHHAFVDRYALQSAQGNNKGGVNPLKLEGAAAQAVKARAHSPT from the exons AtgctctcctgctgctctgtgaggATGTCGCTGTTTGCCATGGGTTTTCTGCTAGTCATCCTCCAGCCATCCACGGGACAGTTCCCCAGAGCCTGTGCAAACACACGGAGCTTGCTGAGGAAGGAGTGCTGTCCCCCCTGGGATGGAGACGGGTCCCCTTGTGGGGAGCTTTCCAGAAGAGGGTCCTGCCAGAACATCCTTCTCTCTCAGGCTCCGCTGGGACCACAGTTCCCTTTCTCTGGAGTGGATGACAGAGAGGACTGGCCCTCCGTATTTTACAACCGGACATGTAAATGCGAAGGCAACTTCATGGGATTCAGCTGTGGGGAGTGCAAGTTTGGTTTCTCTGGACGCAATTGCACTGAAAGGCGACTGAGAACGAGAAGAAATATCTTCCAGCTTACCACCAGTGAGAAGGATAAGTTTCTTGCCTACCTCAACTTGGCAAAGAACACCCCTAGCCAGGACTATGTTATTGCTACTGGGACATACGCTCAGATGAACAATGGCTCCAACCCCATGTTCAGAAACATCAACGTGTATGATCTCTTTGTGTGGATGCATTATTACGCCTCTCGGGACACACTCTTAGGTGGGTCCAATGTGTGGCGGGACATTGATTTTGCCCACGAAGCCCCTGGTTTTCTGCCTTGGCATCGGGTCTTTCTGCTGATGTGGGAACGTGAGATCCAGAAGATAACAGGTGATGAGAACTTCACCATCCCCTACTGGGACTGGAGAGATGCAGAGGACTGTGTGGTCTGCACTGATGAATACATGGGTGGCAGACATCCCACCAACCCTAATTTACTCAGCCCAGCATCATTTTTCTTCTCGTGGCAG GTAATTTGTACTCAATCTGAAGAGTACAACAGCCAACAGGCTTTATGCAATGCCACAAGTGAGGGGCCTATACTGCGAAATCCTGGGAACAATGATAAATCAAGGACCCCAAGGCTCCCATCCTCAGCTGAAGTTGAATTTTGCCTATCACTGACTCAGTATGAATCTGGATCCATGGATAAAATGGCCAATTACAGTTTCCGAAACACTTTGGAAG GCTTTGCTGATCCACGGACTGCAATATCAAACATATCTCAAAGTGGTTTGCATAACGCACTTCACATCTACATGAATGGTTCCATGTCCCAAGTACAAGGCTCTGCAAATGATCCTATCTTTGTACTACACCATGCATTTGTTGACAG ATATGCTCTACAGTCAGCACAAGGGAATAACAAGGGAGGAGTCAACCCACTCAAGCTGGAAGGAGCAGCTGCACAAGCAGTGAAAGCAAGGGCCCACAGTCCCACTTGA